In Streptacidiphilus sp. P02-A3a, the DNA window CTGCGTCGCCGGGGCCGAGCCGCTGGCCGAGGCGGCGCTGGACTTCGCCGACTTCCGGATCACCCGGGTCCTGGTCGACGGACGGCCCGCGCGCTGGAACCACCGCGCGGGCAAGCTGCGGCTGCGCCCGGCCCGGGCGCTGCGGGCGGGCGCGGCGTTCACCGTCGAGGTGCACTACAGCGGCAACCCGCGCCCGGTCCGCAGCGAGTGGGGCGGGCTCGGCTGGGAGGAGCTGGAGGACGGCTCGCTGGTCGCCAGCCAGCCGATCGGCGCGCCCTCCTGGTACCCGTGCAACGACCGGCCCGCGGACAAGGCCGCGTACCAGGTCTCGGTGACCGCGCCCAGCGTCTACACCGTGGTCGCCAACGGGCGGCTGCTCACCCGCACCACCCGGGCCGGAACCACGACCTGGGTGTACGAGCAGCCCGCGCCCGGCGCCAGCTACCTGGCCACCGTCCAGATCGGCCGCTACCAGGAGCTCCCGCTGGCGGCCGGGCCGGTGCCGCAGACCGTCTACGCCCCGGCCCGGCTGGTCGCCGACTGCCTGACCGACCTGGGTCGGCAGCCGCAGATGATGACCCTGTTCACCGAGCTGTTCGGGCCCTACCCCTTCGGCGAGTACGCGGTGGTGGTGACCGACGAGGAACTGGACGTCCCGGTCGAGGCCCAGGGCCTGTCCACCTTCGGCGCCAACCACGTGGACGGGCGCCGCGGTTCGGAGCGGCTGGTGGCGCACGAGCTGGCGCACCAGTGGTTCGGCAACAGCGTCACCGTCGCCGACTGGCGGCACATCTGGCTGAACGAGGGACTGGCCAAGTACGCCGAGTGGCTCTGGTCCGAGCACTGCGGCGGGCCCGGCGCGGCCGAGCTCGCGGCCGACTCGCACGCCCGGCTGGCCGGGCTGCCGCAGGACCTGGTGCTCGCCGACCCGGGCCGCAAGCTGATGTTCGACGACCGGCTCTACCGGCGCGGCGGGGTGGCCGTGCACGCCCTGCGGACGGTCCTCGGCGACCCGGCCTTCTTCGCGCTGCTGCGCGAGTGGACGGGCGAGCACCGGGGCGGGGTGGTCACCACGGCGGACTT includes these proteins:
- a CDS encoding M1 family metallopeptidase, with amino-acid sequence MNSPKQSARLSADPYFPTHGDPRFHVHRYELALDYRPGPNRLAGSARLTCVAGAEPLAEAALDFADFRITRVLVDGRPARWNHRAGKLRLRPARALRAGAAFTVEVHYSGNPRPVRSEWGGLGWEELEDGSLVASQPIGAPSWYPCNDRPADKAAYQVSVTAPSVYTVVANGRLLTRTTRAGTTTWVYEQPAPGASYLATVQIGRYQELPLAAGPVPQTVYAPARLVADCLTDLGRQPQMMTLFTELFGPYPFGEYAVVVTDEELDVPVEAQGLSTFGANHVDGRRGSERLVAHELAHQWFGNSVTVADWRHIWLNEGLAKYAEWLWSEHCGGPGAAELAADSHARLAGLPQDLVLADPGRKLMFDDRLYRRGGVAVHALRTVLGDPAFFALLREWTGEHRGGVVTTADFTARAQSHTAEPLHAFFNAWLYRPELPPLPEPAAAPEPPVEPEPEPEPEPEPQPQPQPEIRTGPEAVVELVAAPVPVAAPERRRWPRWGQHP